From the Musa acuminata AAA Group cultivar baxijiao chromosome BXJ3-7, Cavendish_Baxijiao_AAA, whole genome shotgun sequence genome, one window contains:
- the LOC135643130 gene encoding adenine nucleotide transporter BT1, chloroplastic/mitochondrial-like, translating to MADKRLQPFEKKTDGLFLLPFPELSFSWNLHEGFYPTGGLFASVGQMGVGFGVSPNTSNPTNNSVKVSGTDLYMKYVSPEVGYRALETPAADPAETVAEATDVAEEVVVKKEKKKGGLKIRIRIGNPHFRRLFSGAIAGAVSRTAVAPLETIRTHLMVGSNGNSTTEVFQSIMNTEGWKGLFRGNFVNVIRVAPSKAIELFAYDTAKNALTPKDGEQPKLPLPPSLVAGAVAGVSSTLCTYPLELLKTRLTIQRDVYDNLLHALLKIIQEEGPSELYRGLTPSLIGVVPYAATNYFAYDTLKKVYKKTFNTDDIGNIATLLIGSAAGAISSSATFPLEVARKHMQVGAVGGRQVYKNMLHALLSILEKEGVGGLYKGLGPSCMKLVPAAGISFMCYEACKKILIDEEDA from the exons ATGGCGGATAAGAGGCTGCAACCGTTTGAGAAGAAGACTGATGGGTTGTTCCTCCTACCCTTTCCAGAACTAAGCTTTTCATGGAACCTCCATGAGGGATTCTACCCCACTGGTGGCTTGTTTGCGAGTGTTGGGCAGATGGGAGTCGGTTTTGGGGTTTCTCCTAATACTTCTAATCCTACAAATAACAGCGTTAAGGTGTCAGGGACCGATCTCTACATGAAGTATGTGTCGCCGGAGGTTGGGTATCGTGCTCTTGAGACTCCTGCTGCTGATCCTGCTGAAACAGTAGCGGAAGCAACTGATGTTGCGGAGGAAGTAGTGgttaaaaaggagaagaagaagggagggttGAAAATAAGGATTAGGATAGGGAATCCccactttagaaggttgttcagtGGAGCAATTGCTGGGGCGGTGTCACGGACTGCGGTTGCACCGTTGGAAACGATCAGGACACATCTTATGGTAGGAAGCAATGGGAACTCGACGACAGAAGTCTTCCAGTCTATAATGAATACTGAGGGGTGGAAAGGGCTGTTCCGTGGAAATTTTGTTAATGTGATCCGTGTTGCACCAAGCAAGGCGATTGAG TTGTTTGCTTATGATACAGCTAAGAATGCTTTGACTCCTAAGGATGGAGAACAACCCAAACTTCCACTTCCCCCCTCACTTGTTGCTGGGGCCGTTGCTGGAGTCAGCTCAACCCTCTGTACGTATCCATTAGAGCTACTCAAAACTCGACTAACCATACAG AGAGACGTCTATGACAATCTTTTACATGCTTTATTGAAAATCATACAAGAGGAAGGTCCGTCGGAGCTGTACAGAGGTCTCACTCCGAGTCTTATAGGGGTCGTGCCGTATGCTGCCACCAACTACTTTGCATATGATACCCTCAAGAAAGTTTACAAGAAGACCTTCAACACGGACGATATAGGCAACATTGCCACACTTCTGATTGGTTCAGCAGCTGGAGCCATATCGAGCAGTGCCACTTTCCCACTTGAGGTTGCTCGGAAGCATATGCAAGTCGGAGCTGTCGGTGGTAGGCAGGTGTACAAGAACATGCTACATGCTCTCCTGAGCATACTGGAAAAGGAAGGGGTTGGGGGTCTTTACAAAGGGTTGGGGCCAAGTTGCATGAAGTTGGTGCCTGCTGCAGGCATCTCATTCATGTGCTACGAGGCGTGCAAGAAGATCTTGATTGATGAGGAAGATGCATGA
- the LOC135642808 gene encoding ribosome biogenesis regulatory protein homolog, translating into MDLGNLMAFDPTHHFESVPSSRQELTRACLETGTELVQAIANAVFALPSTDDPDGPIIRLPPPTTTLPREKHLPKPKPPTKWELFAKMKGINKHKKDKRVFDEQTGTWKRCHGYDRVNDDKDIPIIEAKLSDEPGEDPFSKRKAEKKQRVEKQEKNRLQNLKQAAKAGALPSHVQLAATALPITGTLGEAPKKASKEELQNVAGMAATATASGGKFDKKLPGEKPAKHAGKYRKFLPVVEGKGMSSQEKQQTAKILDQLMSKSCHGMLDVNKAVTMFNVKKEKQRKKEKEHKTSSAASKLKPKKKSLKKSSKKKH; encoded by the exons ATGGATTTGGGCAACCTCATGGCGTTCGATCCTACCCACCACTTCGAATCCGTTCCCTCCTCTAG GCAGGAGCTGACGAGGGCGTGCCTGGAGACGGGCACGGAACTGGTCCAAGCCATAGCCAATGCTGTTTTCGCCCTTCCGTCGACCGATGACCCTGATGGTCCAATCATTCGGCTGCCCCCGCCAACTACCACGCTTCCGAGGGAGAAGCAT CTTCCGAAGCCTAAGCCTCCTACAAAGTGGGAGTTGTTTGCCAAAATGAAAG GGATAAACAAGCACAAAAAGGACAAGCGAGTTTTTGATGAACAAACTGGTACTTGGAAGAGATGTCATGGCTATGATCGTGTAAATGATGATAAAGACATACCAATCATCGAGGCCAAACTATCAGATG AACCAGGAGAAGATCCCTTCAGCAAAAGGAAGGCTGAAAAGAAGCAACGGGTTGAAAAGCAAGAGAAGAACCGGCTGCAGAATTTAAAGCAAGCTGCAAAAGCTGGAGCCTTGCCAAG TCATGTTCAGCTTGCTGCCACAGCGTTGCCCATTACTGGAACCCTTGGAGAGGCACCAAAGAAAGCTAGCAAGGAAGAGCTCCAGAATGTTGCTGGTATGGCTGCGACAGCAACAGCAAGTGGTGGAAAATTTGACAAAAAATTGCCTGGAGAAAAACCTGCCAAGCATGCCGGGAAGTATCGTAAG TTTCTCCCTGTTGTGGAGGGAAAAGGGATGAGCTCACAAGAAAAACAACAAACAGCAAAAATTCTTGACCAGCTGATGTCCAAAAGCTGTCATGGCATGCTCGATGTCAACAAG GCTGTTACAATGTTCAACGTAAAGAAAGAAAAgcagaggaagaaggaaaaggaaCACAAGACATCTTCTGCAGCAAGTAAACTGAAGCCAAAAAAGAAATCCCTGAAGAAATCTTCAAAAAAGAAACATTAG
- the LOC103991290 gene encoding uncharacterized protein LOC103991290 isoform X1: MWWDEEFREEEEEEEEEVEEEEQRESPVDFDFFSLLSKPKDYYKILEVDYDATEEIIRSNYIRLALKWHPDKKKEESATSRFQEINEAYKVLSDPVKRREYDEKGVCVVEDYNAIISNMVNQLQAVEQYGESPRCRYPAWAADWARSAPVAEPAS; this comes from the exons ATGTGGTGGGACGAAGAAttccgagaagaagaagaagaagaagaagaagaagtggaggaagaggagcagcGAGAATCTCCGGTCGATTTCGATTTCTTCTCCCTCCTGTCCAAGCCAAAG GATTACTACAAGATACTGGAAGTTGATTATGATGCTACTGAAGAAATAATCCGTTCCAACTATATTCGTCTGGCATTG AAATGGCATCCTGATAAGAAAAAGGAGGAAAGTGCCACTTCAAGATTTCAAGAAATTAACGAGGCATACAAAG TTTTAAGTGATCCTGTCAAAAGGCGAGAGTATGATGAGAAGGGAGTATGTGTAGTCGAAGACTATAATGCTATT ATATCCAATATGGTGAATCAACTGCAAGCGGTGGAACAATATGGTGAATCTCCTCGGTGCCGCTACCCCGCCTGGGCGGCTGACTGGGCCCGCTCCGCACCGGTTGCTGAGCCAGCCTCCTGA
- the LOC103991290 gene encoding uncharacterized protein LOC103991290 isoform X2, with protein MWWDEEFREEEEEEEEEVEEEEQRESPVDFDFFSLLSKPKDYYKILEVDYDATEEIIRSNYIRLALKWHPDKKKEESATSRFQEINEAYKVLSDPVKRREYDEKGVCVVEDYNAIEYLNRYKGLILTCNGLGIRYPIW; from the exons ATGTGGTGGGACGAAGAAttccgagaagaagaagaagaagaagaagaagaagtggaggaagaggagcagcGAGAATCTCCGGTCGATTTCGATTTCTTCTCCCTCCTGTCCAAGCCAAAG GATTACTACAAGATACTGGAAGTTGATTATGATGCTACTGAAGAAATAATCCGTTCCAACTATATTCGTCTGGCATTG AAATGGCATCCTGATAAGAAAAAGGAGGAAAGTGCCACTTCAAGATTTCAAGAAATTAACGAGGCATACAAAG TTTTAAGTGATCCTGTCAAAAGGCGAGAGTATGATGAGAAGGGAGTATGTGTAGTCGAAGACTATAATGCTATT GAATACCTGAACCGATACAAGGGCCTGATATTAACATGCAATGGCCTTGGCATTAGATATCCAATATGGTGA
- the LOC103991797 gene encoding LOW QUALITY PROTEIN: mitochondrial uncoupling protein 5 (The sequence of the model RefSeq protein was modified relative to this genomic sequence to represent the inferred CDS: deleted 1 base in 1 codon), with product MGLKGFLEGGIASIVAGCSTHPLDLIKVRMQLQGEAISPSVSALRPAVALHGATGMTTLRHHHPALTPPRRPGPIAVGAQILRAEGPAGLFSGVSATLLRQTLYSTTRMGLYDMLKKRWSAPGDGGSIPLHRKVAAGLIAGGIGAAVGNPADVAMVRMQADGRLPPAERRNYRSVLDAIGRMVRQEGVGSLWRGSSLTVNRAMIVTASQLATYDQAKEAILRRRGAGADGLGTHVAASFAAGLVASAASNPVDVVKTRVMNMKVDKGAAAPYAGAVDCALKTVRAEGPMALYKGFVPTVSRQGPFTVVLFVTLEQVRKLLKDV from the exons ATGGGCCTCAAAGGATTCCTTGAAGGAGGCATCGCCTCGATCGTCGCCGGATGCTCCACCCATCCTCTCGACCTCATAAAGGTCCGCATGCAGCTCCAAGGCGAGGCCATCAGCCCCTCGGTCTCCGCCCTTCGTCCCGCTGTCGCTCTTCACGGGGCCACCGGCATGACCACCCTCCGCCACCATCATCCTGCCCTGACCCCGCCACGGCGCCCCGGCCCGATCGCGGTGGGCGCGCAGATCCTCCGTGCTGAGGGTCCCGCGGGGCTCTTCTCCGGGGTCTCGGCCACCCTCCTCCGACAGACCCTCTACTCCACCACGCGCATGGGCCTCTACGACATGCTGAAGAAGCGCTGGTCCGCGCCCGGTGACGGCGGGTCCATCCCGCTCCACCGCAAGGTTGCCGCTGGCCTCATCGCCGGGGGCATCGGCGCCGCGGTCGGCAACCCCGCCGACGTGGCCATGGTCCGGATGCAGGCCGATGGGCGGCTCCCACCAGCGGAACGCCGGAACTACCGGAGCGTGCTCGACGCCATCGGGCGGATGGTCCGGCAGGAAGGAGTGGGGAGCCTGTGGCGGGGGTCGTCGCTGACGGTGAACCGGGCGATGATCGTGACAGCGTCGCAGCTGGCGACGTACGACCAGGCGAAGGAAGCGATCCTTCGGCGGCGCGGGGCAGGGGCCGACGGGCTG GGGACACACGTGGCGGCAAGCTTCGCGGCGGGGCTGGTGGCGTCGGCGGCGTCGAACCCTGTGGACGTCGTGAAGACACGGGTGATGAACATGAAGGTGGATAAAGGGGCGGCGGCGCCCTACGCCGGGGCGGTGGACTGCGCCCTCAAGACGGTCCGGGCGGAGGGACCCATGGCGCTGTACAAGGGTTTCGTGCCCACCGTGTCCCGTCAAGGCCCCTTCACCGTCGTCCTCTTCGTCACGCTCGAGCAGGTGCGCAAGCTGCTCAAGGACGTCTGA